The following are from one region of the Prosthecobacter sp. genome:
- the asnB gene encoding asparagine synthase (glutamine-hydrolyzing): MCGIAGVIDLSGRRMVPEGIIQRMARALVHRGPDEEGFFNRPGVALASRRLSIVGLADGQQPMTNEDQSAYVVFNGELFDHIEKRAELAARGHRLHTHCDTEIIPHLWEDHQEGMFARLRGQFAIALYDVRRQQLTLGRDRFGIAPLYWTRQGDWLLFASEIKGLLASGMVTAKADLHGLDQIFTFAAMPGPLTCFEDVRLLSPGHYLQITPGGNSTAPVIEDHAYWEMDFPDRGDENLETDPRKLVDEFEQLLLNAVDKRLRADVPVGAYLSGGLDSSMIVAMACKLKGPAINTYTIRVDDPALDELSAANLSAKHIGTKPPIVQEFRASDALATYPELIQAAEAPVIDTSCAALMQLARRVHANGQKVVLTGEGADEWLAGYPWYKIAKILGILDVMPGMRLSDKVRRAFLRFSKVPQYPAAFRHSVEECVGGPNAWIDSYGVLGLAKLRFYAEPMRAVLAHARPWAGLGINLERASRWHPLNRGLWVGARVTLAGHLLQAKGDRVAMHSSVEVRYPFLDEDVFDFTARLHPRWKLRGFRDKHLLRLVAERWLPPSIARRHKVIFRAPLDSFHIDPEPKYIGELLSDDSLRRTGYFDVAAVRHWRKAYRQMRPGSLPRLSVEMGLAAIVATQLWHHTFIDGSLADIPMSSSIATAVKV, encoded by the coding sequence ATGTGTGGCATCGCAGGCGTGATAGACTTGAGCGGTCGGCGCATGGTACCCGAAGGTATCATCCAGCGCATGGCCAGGGCCTTGGTTCATCGCGGCCCGGATGAAGAGGGATTTTTCAATCGCCCAGGCGTTGCCCTGGCATCACGGCGGCTCAGCATCGTCGGTCTCGCGGACGGCCAGCAGCCGATGACGAATGAAGATCAGAGCGCGTACGTGGTTTTCAATGGCGAGTTGTTTGATCACATTGAGAAACGCGCGGAACTGGCGGCACGCGGACATCGTCTGCACACTCACTGCGATACGGAAATCATTCCCCACCTGTGGGAAGATCATCAGGAAGGCATGTTCGCGCGCTTGCGCGGCCAGTTTGCCATCGCCTTGTATGACGTGCGCCGACAGCAATTGACGTTAGGGCGCGACCGCTTTGGCATCGCACCGCTGTACTGGACGCGACAAGGCGACTGGCTGCTCTTCGCCTCCGAAATCAAGGGCCTGCTCGCCTCCGGCATGGTCACGGCCAAAGCCGACCTGCATGGCCTGGATCAAATTTTTACCTTCGCCGCCATGCCGGGGCCGTTGACGTGTTTCGAAGACGTGCGCCTCCTGTCTCCCGGTCATTATCTGCAAATCACGCCTGGCGGAAACAGTACGGCACCGGTCATTGAGGATCACGCCTACTGGGAAATGGATTTCCCGGATCGTGGCGACGAAAACCTCGAAACAGATCCGCGCAAGCTGGTGGATGAGTTCGAGCAGTTGCTGCTCAACGCTGTGGACAAGCGTCTGCGTGCCGATGTGCCGGTGGGCGCCTATCTCTCTGGCGGTCTCGACTCCAGCATGATCGTGGCCATGGCCTGCAAGCTCAAAGGCCCGGCAATCAACACCTACACCATCCGCGTGGATGATCCCGCGCTCGATGAACTCAGCGCAGCCAATCTCTCCGCCAAGCACATCGGCACCAAGCCGCCCATCGTGCAGGAATTCCGCGCCAGCGACGCACTGGCGACTTACCCGGAGTTGATTCAGGCCGCCGAAGCACCGGTGATCGACACTTCCTGTGCTGCCTTGATGCAACTCGCCCGGCGCGTGCATGCCAACGGCCAGAAAGTGGTGCTCACCGGCGAAGGAGCCGACGAATGGCTGGCCGGCTATCCCTGGTATAAAATCGCCAAGATCCTCGGCATCCTCGACGTCATGCCCGGCATGCGGCTGAGTGACAAAGTGCGCCGGGCCTTTCTGCGTTTCAGCAAGGTGCCGCAATATCCGGCCGCATTCCGCCACAGCGTGGAAGAATGCGTCGGCGGTCCCAATGCGTGGATTGATTCCTACGGCGTGCTCGGCCTCGCCAAACTGCGCTTCTATGCCGAGCCGATGCGCGCGGTGCTGGCGCACGCACGTCCTTGGGCTGGACTCGGCATCAATCTCGAACGCGCCAGCCGCTGGCATCCGCTCAATCGCGGCCTCTGGGTCGGAGCAAGGGTCACGCTGGCCGGTCATCTGCTGCAAGCGAAGGGAGATCGTGTCGCCATGCACTCCTCCGTGGAGGTGCGCTATCCCTTCCTGGATGAAGACGTATTCGACTTCACCGCCAGACTCCATCCGCGCTGGAAACTGCGCGGCTTCCGCGACAAACACCTGCTGCGCCTCGTCGCCGAGCGCTGGCTGCCGCCGTCCATCGCCCGCCGTCACAAAGTCATCTTCCGCGCCCCGCTGGACAGTTTCCACATCGATCCCGAGCCGAAATATATCGGCGAGCTGTTGAGCGATGACTCCCTGCGCCGCACTGGCTACTTCGATGTCGCCGCCGTGCGCCATTGGCGCAAAGCCTACCGGCAAATGCGCCCCGGCTCCCTGCCTCGCCTCTCCGTGGAAATGGGCCTCGCCGCCATCGTCGCCACCCAGTTATGGCATCACACCTTCATCGATGGATCGCTGGCGGATATCCCCATGTCGAGCAGCATCGCCACCGCCGTAAAAGTGTGA